In Leclercia pneumoniae, the genomic window CCGATCGCTTTGGCCACGTTTGAGGCACCTTTCATGGCAATCTGATTCAGGATCCAGGACTCAATTTTTCGAGCCTGGGCTTTGTTTCGGGTAGTTGTGTTTTCCATTAGTTAAAATCCTTAATAAGTTGTTGAGTCGGCTGACTAATCAGCCGAGTAAAATTGGGTTCCAGATTGTTAAAGAGCGGTAGTACTTACGGGGTTTTGCTGTGCGGGAAAGGCTTGATTTCTTCAGCCTTGATTTTCCCGTCGGGCAGTCGGTTGATAAAAATCTGACGCCCAACCCTAATTGCCTTGCTGATTGCCGTCTGGTGTACACCGATAGCGTCAGCTGCTTTGGCCTGACCTACCTCGCCAACAAACTCAGCTAAAGAAATCTTCATGTGGTTGCTCCTTTGAGTGCACAACCAAACAATACCAGAAGTATTACATAAAGCAATACCTGCGGTATTTTTAAAATATGAGCTTTGGTATTAATATCTGATAATGGAAAAGAAAAAGATCCTCACCACCGCTCAAGTGGCTGATTCACAGCGTTTAAAAGCCCTTTACGAAGCGAAGAAAAAAGAACTGGGTATTACTCAGCAATCCATTGCGGACGCGCTGGACATATCTCAGGGTGCCGTCGGCCATTACCTGAATGGAAGGAATGCCTTAAATACAGCGGTAGCATCGGTCTTTGCCAGGCTTCTTGGGGTTAGTGTCTCGGACTTCAGTCCTTCCCTGGCGAAGGAAATCTCTGATATGAGTTCGGTAGCGTCAGAAAATACTTCGTTCGCCGGGCATTATTCACCTGGCTCAAAATATCCCGTCCTTAGCAAGGTACAGGCCGGCGCATGGT contains:
- a CDS encoding Cro/CI family transcriptional regulator, with the protein product MKISLAEFVGEVGQAKAADAIGVHQTAISKAIRVGRQIFINRLPDGKIKAEEIKPFPHSKTP
- a CDS encoding LexA family protein, producing MEKKKILTTAQVADSQRLKALYEAKKKELGITQQSIADALDISQGAVGHYLNGRNALNTAVASVFARLLGVSVSDFSPSLAKEISDMSSVASENTSFAGHYSPGSKYPVLSKVQAGAWCEAVEPYTLKDIDLWLESDAHIQGEAFWLQVDGDSMTAPAGLSIPEGTFVLFDTGREAINGSLVIAKLSDSNEATFKKLVIDGAQKYLKGLNPQWPLVAINGNCRIIGVAVETKLRLI